A stretch of the Arthrobacter sp. PAMC 25486 genome encodes the following:
- a CDS encoding GNAT family N-acetyltransferase: MFRGQLRSHSPLHGTGSQNGAFPLPKKVLIYSPCNTPFHSPDRVFALRATSRPVPLRRRHAADLCPYIDVDRWSGMATERTTSKRALERIFAARIGDPPVMVFAVMDEETGTVAGTTSLYDLVPERSRVEVGMTFFGRNYWGRNVNATSKLALLTFAFEEHAVQRVTLRCDVRNTRSAAAIVKLGATLEGVLRSYRRGHDGTRVDSCVYSLLEYGWPASRACLVQRLTPVDLLPEVTELIGFSEQLVRADAEHAPLPA; encoded by the coding sequence GTGTTTCGGGGGCAATTAAGGTCTCATTCACCCCTCCACGGTACAGGGTCTCAAAATGGGGCTTTTCCGTTGCCCAAAAAGGTGCTCATATATTCTCCGTGCAACACACCATTTCACTCCCCGGACAGAGTGTTTGCGCTTCGCGCAACCTCCCGGCCTGTGCCACTACGGCGTCGTCACGCGGCAGATTTGTGCCCCTACATCGATGTGGACAGGTGGTCCGGGATGGCCACGGAACGGACCACGTCCAAACGTGCCCTGGAACGGATTTTTGCCGCCCGGATTGGCGATCCCCCCGTCATGGTCTTCGCCGTGATGGATGAGGAGACCGGAACCGTGGCCGGCACCACCAGCCTCTACGACCTGGTCCCGGAGCGGTCACGGGTTGAAGTGGGCATGACGTTTTTTGGCCGGAATTACTGGGGGCGCAACGTCAATGCCACCTCAAAACTGGCCTTGCTGACCTTTGCCTTCGAGGAACATGCCGTGCAGCGCGTCACGCTGCGCTGCGATGTGCGCAACACCCGCAGCGCCGCCGCCATCGTAAAACTGGGCGCCACCCTGGAAGGCGTGCTGCGCAGCTACCGGCGCGGCCACGATGGAACCCGCGTGGACAGCTGCGTCTACTCGCTGCTGGAGTACGGGTGGCCGGCATCCCGTGCGTGCCTGGTGCAGCGACTCACACCAGTGGACCTGCTGCCCGAGGTCACCGAGCTTATTGGGTTTTCCGAGCAGTTGGTCCGGGCCGACGCGGAGCACGCACCGCTCCCGGCTTAA
- a CDS encoding adenine phosphoribosyltransferase yields the protein MNETLIAPETPFARNPETANVRHVSAVIEQLCATVPDYPSPGIVFKDLTPVFADGAALKLVVDSIVSNFAGKFDAVAGVEARGFLLAAAAAYATGTGVITIRKAGKLPRDVYAESYALEYGEATLELHQDDVPVGTRVLILDDVLATGGTLGAAATLLERTGAVVAGIGVVLEIDALPGRDNLAGRDVVSLLHV from the coding sequence GTGAATGAGACCTTAATTGCCCCCGAAACACCCTTCGCCCGCAATCCCGAAACTGCCAATGTTCGGCATGTTTCCGCGGTTATTGAGCAGTTGTGCGCCACCGTCCCGGACTACCCGTCCCCGGGCATTGTTTTCAAAGATTTAACCCCCGTTTTTGCCGATGGCGCCGCCCTGAAACTGGTGGTGGATTCCATCGTCAGCAATTTTGCCGGAAAGTTCGACGCCGTTGCCGGAGTTGAAGCCCGCGGCTTCCTCTTGGCTGCGGCCGCTGCATACGCCACCGGAACCGGCGTAATCACCATCCGTAAGGCAGGAAAACTGCCCCGTGACGTGTATGCGGAAAGCTATGCGCTGGAATACGGCGAGGCAACCCTGGAACTGCACCAGGATGACGTCCCAGTTGGTACGCGTGTGCTAATTCTCGACGATGTGCTCGCCACCGGCGGCACGCTCGGCGCTGCCGCAACCCTGCTGGAACGCACCGGGGCAGTGGTGGCAGGCATCGGCGTCGTACTTGAAATTGATGCGCTGCCGGGCCGGGACAACCTGGCTGGCCGCGACGTGGTCTCGCTGCTGCACGTTTAA
- a CDS encoding UvrD-helicase domain-containing protein, which yields MYDDELAKERTYVDGLYSRLDELRAEKVEQLGGVRREKSMGTHQNRSERDAFATLYENRLAQLNAVDDKLVFGRLDLDNGQDRYIGRIGLSSEDQRQLMVDWRAPEAGTFYQATAFERMGVRRRRHLLLQGRTVKAIEDDVLDHTMLVEGEHLQGEGALLAALNSKRTGRMNDIVGTIQAEQDRIIRSPLSGALVVQGGPGTGKTAVALHRAAYLLYTHRERLQSAGVLLVGPSNAFMKYIERVLPSLGETGVVMASVGNLFPGVWATAPESAETAELKGRISMAQVVANAVANRQRLPREDVRLDVEGTRLILTVRQVRRARDKARATGLPHNEARITFVKTLLRELTEQLREHIESAGAGNNADRSYLAEDVRSARDVRVMLNLCWMPMTAQKLVDDMFSKPEILAAVTPGFSQVERELLLRSPGTPWSESDVPLLDEAAELLGDMDATGGRAQATVESQRKRDLVNAEKAISNVNQQLEDSGVDGMLTAEQLADYNIVEAESQTSAERALTDRTWAYGHVVVDEAQELSPMQWRLLVRRCPVKSFTIVGDIAQTSSAAGAMSWQKALMPVMGERWTIEELTVNYRTPSQIAEAAVRMANAAGQVVSAPKAVRDGEWEPLVDHVAVEQVIRQVVAVMAEETAAVGGGLVAVIAPPAMVAETAAALRSVYGARIGHGAGSLEQDIVVIDPHEAKGLEFDGVIIVEPAALLAGAHGRVGDLYVSMTRPTQRLRLITSEPLPAGIAK from the coding sequence ATGTATGACGACGAGTTGGCCAAAGAACGCACTTATGTTGACGGTCTTTATTCACGCCTAGATGAGCTGCGCGCTGAAAAGGTGGAGCAGCTCGGCGGGGTGCGCCGCGAAAAGTCCATGGGGACGCACCAGAATCGCTCGGAGCGTGACGCCTTTGCCACACTCTACGAGAACCGTTTGGCTCAGCTCAACGCCGTTGACGACAAGCTCGTTTTTGGCAGGCTGGATCTTGACAACGGCCAGGACCGCTACATTGGCCGCATCGGACTGTCCTCGGAGGACCAGCGCCAACTCATGGTCGACTGGCGCGCGCCCGAGGCCGGGACCTTCTACCAGGCCACAGCCTTTGAACGCATGGGCGTGCGCCGTCGTCGTCATTTGCTGCTGCAGGGACGCACCGTCAAGGCCATTGAGGACGACGTCCTTGACCACACCATGCTGGTAGAGGGCGAACACCTGCAGGGCGAAGGCGCGCTGCTGGCTGCCTTGAACTCCAAGCGCACGGGCCGCATGAATGACATTGTCGGCACCATCCAGGCGGAGCAGGACCGCATTATCCGCTCACCCCTGAGTGGTGCGCTCGTGGTCCAGGGCGGTCCGGGCACCGGAAAAACCGCCGTGGCCCTGCACCGCGCCGCCTACCTGTTGTACACGCACCGGGAGCGGCTGCAGTCCGCCGGAGTGCTCCTTGTGGGCCCATCCAACGCGTTCATGAAATACATTGAGCGGGTGCTGCCCTCGCTGGGAGAGACCGGCGTGGTCATGGCAAGCGTGGGAAACTTGTTCCCTGGCGTGTGGGCCACAGCCCCTGAATCTGCCGAAACTGCGGAACTCAAGGGGCGCATAAGCATGGCGCAGGTGGTGGCCAACGCGGTCGCGAACCGGCAGCGGTTGCCGCGGGAAGACGTCAGGCTCGATGTCGAGGGCACCCGTCTGATTCTTACCGTCCGTCAGGTGCGCCGTGCCAGGGACAAGGCGCGCGCCACGGGTCTGCCGCACAATGAAGCACGCATCACCTTTGTTAAGACGTTGCTGCGTGAACTCACCGAGCAGCTGCGCGAACACATCGAATCCGCGGGTGCCGGCAACAACGCCGACAGGTCATATCTGGCGGAGGATGTTCGCTCGGCCAGGGATGTGCGTGTCATGCTCAACCTTTGCTGGATGCCCATGACGGCGCAGAAGCTCGTGGATGACATGTTCAGCAAGCCGGAAATCCTGGCCGCGGTGACTCCAGGCTTCAGCCAGGTGGAACGCGAGCTTCTCCTGCGCAGCCCCGGAACCCCCTGGAGCGAGTCCGATGTGCCGCTGCTGGATGAAGCAGCTGAACTGTTGGGCGACATGGATGCGACAGGCGGCCGTGCCCAGGCCACTGTGGAATCCCAGCGCAAGCGTGATTTAGTCAACGCCGAGAAGGCCATCTCCAATGTGAACCAGCAACTGGAAGATTCCGGCGTCGACGGCATGTTGACGGCTGAGCAGCTGGCTGATTACAACATTGTCGAAGCCGAATCTCAGACAAGTGCCGAGCGGGCCCTCACCGACCGGACCTGGGCTTACGGCCACGTGGTGGTTGACGAAGCCCAGGAACTTTCGCCCATGCAGTGGCGCCTGCTGGTGCGCCGCTGCCCAGTGAAGTCGTTCACGATTGTCGGCGACATCGCCCAGACAAGCTCTGCCGCCGGTGCCATGTCGTGGCAGAAGGCGCTCATGCCGGTCATGGGGGAGCGCTGGACCATTGAAGAATTAACCGTCAATTACCGTACGCCCTCGCAGATTGCGGAGGCCGCGGTGCGCATGGCCAATGCGGCCGGGCAGGTTGTTTCGGCCCCCAAGGCCGTGCGCGACGGCGAATGGGAACCGTTGGTTGACCACGTTGCCGTTGAGCAGGTCATCAGGCAGGTTGTCGCCGTCATGGCCGAGGAGACTGCCGCCGTGGGTGGTGGGCTGGTGGCTGTTATTGCACCCCCAGCCATGGTTGCGGAAACCGCAGCCGCCTTGCGTTCCGTCTATGGCGCACGGATTGGGCATGGCGCCGGCTCGCTGGAGCAGGACATTGTGGTCATTGACCCGCACGAGGCAAAGGGCCTGGAATTTGACGGGGTCATCATCGTCGAGCCGGCTGCCCTGCTGGCCGGCGCCCATGGCCGGGTTGGCGACCTGTATGTGTCGATGACCCGTCCCACCCAGAGGTTGCGCCTGATCACCTCGGAACCGCTGCCTGCCGGCATAGCCA